In the Thermostichus vulcanus str. 'Rupite' genome, one interval contains:
- a CDS encoding VOC family protein: MALKQLGHVAVRVEDIPRAVEFYQQLGMVNVWQDADWAYMKAGEDGLALLGPGYRAAGPHFGFVFDNLQELEQEHQRLKNQGIPVGAIHGHRDGTASFYGKDPDGNLFEFLYEPAGTFDEAHTTC, translated from the coding sequence ATGGCACTCAAACAACTCGGGCATGTCGCTGTGCGAGTGGAGGACATTCCCAGAGCAGTCGAGTTCTACCAGCAGTTGGGCATGGTCAATGTTTGGCAGGATGCAGACTGGGCTTACATGAAAGCCGGTGAAGATGGGTTAGCTCTGCTGGGACCAGGCTATCGCGCGGCGGGGCCTCACTTTGGCTTTGTCTTCGATAACTTGCAGGAACTGGAGCAAGAGCACCAGCGCTTAAAAAACCAAGGGATCCCTGTAGGTGCCATTCACGGGCATCGGGATGGTACAGCCTCCTTTTATGGCAAGGATCCCGATGGTAACCTGTTTGAGTTTTTGTATGAACCTGCCGGAACCTTTGATGAAGCTCAC